One segment of Comamonas thiooxydans DNA contains the following:
- a CDS encoding MFS transporter: MQSDNNTQQSRNMGLLVAAQSLGGASPPIIISLGGLVGQQLSSNPTASTLPVSIYQLGLALSTLPAAWIMNRMGRRAAYVLGAVLGVISGVVAAQGIARSDFVTFCIGTALAGFYAACVQSYRFAATDMVSEPAQQAKAISRVMIGGLIAAIIGPQVVIWTRDALPATPFAGSFYSQAVLALLALPLLMGLRLQPPQTKTAVAGDARPLGEIARSPQFVVACAAGVVSYGLMAFLMTAAPMAMVGCGHSVGEAAMGIQWHVLAMFVPSFFTGKLIARYGKRPVTALGLLMIGAAGVLALMGLDIFHFWGSLILLGVGWNFGFIGATALLTECYRPSERAKVQALNDFLVFGTVAVASFGSGQLLHSAGWNGINIGMLPLVAVVLVLLGLHSQRRANA; this comes from the coding sequence ATGCAATCAGACAACAACACACAACAAAGCCGCAATATGGGCCTGCTGGTCGCAGCCCAGTCCCTGGGAGGTGCCTCTCCGCCCATCATCATCTCACTGGGCGGTCTGGTCGGGCAGCAACTGTCGTCCAACCCCACCGCGTCCACCTTGCCGGTCAGCATCTACCAGCTCGGGCTGGCGCTGTCCACACTGCCGGCCGCCTGGATCATGAACCGCATGGGCCGCCGCGCGGCCTATGTGCTGGGCGCCGTTCTGGGCGTGATCTCCGGCGTGGTCGCCGCGCAAGGCATTGCCCGCAGCGACTTCGTCACCTTCTGCATCGGCACGGCGCTGGCTGGCTTTTATGCGGCCTGCGTGCAGAGTTACCGCTTCGCCGCCACCGATATGGTGAGCGAGCCTGCGCAACAGGCCAAGGCCATTTCGCGTGTGATGATCGGGGGGCTGATTGCCGCCATCATCGGGCCGCAGGTGGTGATCTGGACGCGCGACGCCCTGCCCGCCACACCGTTTGCCGGCAGCTTCTACAGCCAGGCGGTCCTGGCCCTGCTGGCCCTGCCCTTGCTCATGGGCCTGCGCCTACAGCCGCCTCAGACCAAAACCGCCGTGGCTGGCGACGCCAGGCCTCTGGGCGAGATTGCCCGCTCCCCCCAATTCGTCGTGGCCTGCGCTGCCGGTGTGGTCAGCTACGGACTGATGGCGTTCCTGATGACCGCCGCCCCCATGGCCATGGTGGGCTGCGGCCATAGCGTGGGCGAAGCCGCCATGGGCATTCAATGGCATGTGCTGGCCATGTTCGTGCCCAGCTTCTTCACCGGCAAGCTGATTGCGCGTTATGGCAAGCGACCCGTGACCGCTCTGGGCCTGCTGATGATAGGCGCGGCTGGCGTGCTGGCCTTGATGGGCCTGGATATCTTCCACTTCTGGGGCTCGCTGATTTTGCTGGGCGTGGGCTGGAACTTCGGCTTCATCGGAGCCACGGCGCTGCTGACCGAGTGCTACCGCCCTTCGGAGCGCGCCAAGGTGCAGGCACTCAACGATTTCCTGGTCTTCGGCACGGTGGCCGTGGCCTCGTTCGGATCGGGGCAGTTGCTGCACAGCGCTGGCTGGAACGGCATCAATATCGGCATGCTGCCCCTGGTGGCCGTCGTGCTGGTGCTGCTGGGCCTGCACAGCCAGCGCAGGGCAAACGCCTGA
- a CDS encoding prepilin peptidase has translation MTSSELSAASELVAAVFTEPRSLILLLLLLAASICDLRTRRIPNRLTFGGAALALLYGLLAPHPHTGGFFWALGGMAVGLALMLPLYLLHAMGAGDVKLMAMVGSFLGPAAACQAVIFIFITGGVAAISYALWHRMAGKLVRNSAEAVQLLYVNVAAGIRPDARSNSAHSVGTLPYGVSIALGTLAFLVARQFTWV, from the coding sequence ATGACATCTTCCGAACTCAGCGCAGCATCCGAACTCGTGGCCGCCGTTTTCACCGAGCCGCGTTCGCTGATCCTGTTGCTGCTTTTGCTGGCAGCCAGCATCTGTGACCTGCGCACACGTCGCATCCCCAATCGCCTGACCTTCGGCGGCGCCGCCCTGGCCCTGCTCTACGGCCTGCTAGCCCCTCATCCCCACACCGGCGGCTTTTTCTGGGCGCTGGGCGGCATGGCGGTAGGCCTGGCATTGATGCTGCCTCTCTATCTGCTGCATGCCATGGGAGCCGGCGACGTGAAGCTGATGGCCATGGTCGGCAGCTTTCTAGGCCCCGCCGCCGCCTGTCAGGCCGTGATCTTTATCTTCATCACCGGCGGTGTGGCTGCCATCAGCTACGCACTCTGGCACCGCATGGCCGGCAAGCTGGTGCGCAACTCGGCCGAGGCAGTGCAGTTGCTCTACGTCAATGTCGCTGCGGGGATCCGTCCCGATGCTCGCTCCAACTCGGCGCATTCGGTAGGCACCTTGCCTTACGGCGTCAGCATCGCCCTGGGAACCCTGGCGTTCCTGGTCGCTCGGCAGTTCACCTGGGTCTAG
- the cpaB gene encoding Flp pilus assembly protein CpaB has translation MKNLKALGLFILAALASLAAAVYAANWVAQRGSLDADKVVVAATDIPLGGKILPTMLNTVDWPRGSIPDGAFHDMQQLQDRVVKVGVLRGEAVLEGKLAPVGTKGGLAAVIAPGKRAMTVRVNDVVGVAGFALPGNYVDVVVNAQQEQNGKTEESRQISKTVLENVLVLAVAQEADRDETKPKVVSAVTLELSPEDAEKLDLARSVGNLSLVLRNQIDKDPTSTAGITKHQLFGTPEPTPAPIKVAAPAKPAMQRARPAPQTSTATCVEVIQGGARTLNCF, from the coding sequence ATGAAAAACCTCAAAGCTTTGGGTCTGTTTATCCTCGCAGCACTGGCCAGTCTGGCAGCGGCTGTCTACGCCGCCAACTGGGTGGCCCAACGCGGCAGCTTAGACGCCGACAAGGTGGTCGTCGCTGCCACCGACATTCCACTGGGCGGCAAGATTCTGCCGACCATGCTGAACACGGTGGACTGGCCACGGGGCTCGATACCTGATGGCGCCTTCCATGATATGCAACAGCTACAGGATCGCGTCGTCAAGGTCGGAGTGCTGCGCGGCGAAGCCGTGCTCGAAGGCAAGCTGGCCCCGGTCGGCACCAAGGGCGGACTGGCTGCCGTCATCGCTCCGGGCAAGCGGGCCATGACGGTGCGCGTCAACGATGTGGTCGGTGTTGCGGGCTTCGCCCTGCCCGGCAACTACGTGGATGTGGTGGTCAATGCCCAGCAGGAGCAGAACGGCAAGACAGAAGAGTCGCGCCAGATCAGCAAAACCGTGCTGGAGAACGTGCTGGTTCTGGCCGTGGCCCAGGAGGCCGATCGTGACGAGACCAAACCCAAGGTGGTGAGTGCCGTCACGCTCGAGTTGAGCCCGGAAGATGCCGAGAAACTCGATCTTGCACGCAGCGTAGGCAATCTTTCACTGGTGCTGCGCAACCAGATTGACAAGGACCCGACCAGCACCGCTGGCATCACCAAGCACCAGCTTTTTGGAACACCCGAACCAACCCCTGCACCCATCAAGGTCGCAGCTCCTGCCAAACCCGCAATGCAGCGAGCCAGGCCCGCACCCCAGACTTCGACGGCTACCTGTGTCGAGGTCATCCAGGGCGGCGCTCGCACTCTCAACTGCTTCTGA
- a CDS encoding XAC2610-related protein: MTLKCLTGRAAGLNIALALMSWASMTHAGTADAPHEAVVWSASYRGEIAGKAVKLELWRLDGAVGGSYCYEPCNRPGATLDLEGSASGQLTETPMASASDPKPSGRWSLAALPGMAPPRLQGQWQSMDGKKRWPLNLLRQPSVFSHALNYELRLLMDQKLRSLADCGEHTDLQVSAIQVYEQGRLKQSLPTAAVGSCWLVQPRWVDANFDGWPDLTQALDLPAGPNIAHRTWLYDPGTQKLVLGPQSLQDISSPAFDGKARRIYSEWRASCCSHGVNIYAWKPAGLELVEQAESHMLPVRKGGKLMACYQVPDYAQGHVHWPAGLYQRGGELSLGQEPAADWCDADPAATMGQNLVQVLAEPRPGQPPQILKAYGPSYRKVDTPKGARYCPDIAVFDADAHKVVRVLMSENAEQDCETEKPAGAQP, encoded by the coding sequence ATGACGTTGAAATGCCTGACTGGCCGGGCTGCAGGCCTGAACATTGCTCTGGCGCTCATGAGCTGGGCGTCGATGACGCATGCCGGGACGGCAGACGCCCCGCATGAAGCGGTGGTCTGGTCCGCGAGCTATCGCGGCGAGATCGCCGGCAAGGCGGTCAAGCTGGAGCTGTGGCGACTCGACGGCGCCGTCGGCGGCAGCTATTGCTACGAGCCCTGCAATCGGCCTGGCGCAACACTTGATCTGGAAGGCTCGGCAAGCGGGCAACTGACCGAGACGCCGATGGCGAGTGCAAGCGATCCCAAGCCTTCGGGCCGCTGGTCGCTGGCGGCCTTGCCTGGCATGGCGCCACCGCGTCTGCAGGGCCAGTGGCAGTCCATGGACGGCAAGAAGCGCTGGCCGCTCAATCTGCTGCGCCAGCCCTCGGTTTTTTCCCATGCGCTGAATTACGAGCTGCGCCTGCTGATGGATCAGAAGCTGCGTTCTCTGGCCGACTGCGGCGAACATACGGATCTCCAGGTTTCCGCCATTCAGGTCTATGAGCAGGGGCGCTTGAAGCAAAGCCTGCCGACCGCCGCCGTGGGCAGTTGCTGGCTGGTGCAGCCGCGCTGGGTGGATGCGAATTTTGACGGCTGGCCTGACCTGACCCAGGCGCTGGATCTGCCTGCGGGGCCGAATATTGCGCACCGCACCTGGCTTTACGACCCGGGCACGCAGAAGCTGGTGCTGGGGCCGCAGTCCCTGCAGGACATCAGCTCACCCGCATTCGATGGCAAGGCCAGGCGCATCTACAGCGAATGGCGCGCCAGCTGTTGTAGCCATGGCGTAAACATCTATGCCTGGAAGCCCGCAGGGCTGGAACTGGTCGAGCAGGCTGAAAGCCATATGCTGCCGGTGCGCAAGGGCGGCAAGCTCATGGCCTGCTATCAGGTGCCGGACTATGCGCAAGGCCATGTGCACTGGCCTGCCGGCCTCTACCAGCGGGGAGGCGAGCTGAGTCTGGGGCAGGAGCCCGCTGCCGACTGGTGCGATGCCGATCCTGCTGCGACCATGGGCCAGAACCTGGTACAGGTGCTGGCCGAGCCCAGACCCGGACAGCCACCCCAGATCCTCAAGGCCTATGGCCCAAGCTACCGCAAGGTCGATACGCCCAAAGGTGCCCGTTACTGCCCCGATATCGCAGTCTTCGATGCCGATGCCCACAAGGTGGTGCGTGTACTGATGAGCGAGAATGCCGAGCAGGACTGCGAGACGGAAAAGCCCGCAGGGGCCCAGCCTTGA
- a CDS encoding type II and III secretion system protein family protein produces MLLASSAPVLAQSAGTPAQPGPVAAAAPAAPRNTLPARNCTAIRTEDPTTVTLGKSVVIPLSSPMARILVSGQTPGAGQAAAPMAANSQPQMQNGMGDIEVQLLSPRDLFFRGRKSGSMNVILQNAQGACFIKDVIVTMDPGPLQAKLSELMPEERSIRVQGADNALVLSGEISNPLRLDDVVTLAGAYSDSKKIVNLLRTTSPHQVMLEVKIAEVSKTLLDKLGASLAGQRITSNGMNTFSIASNFLSGGGGLLSAMRIGKGSISIDGQKDDGLVRILAEPNIMAISGQQASFLSGGKIFIPVAQSNTTGVPVMTLEEKEFGIGVKFTPTVLGGSRVNLKLVSEVSDLSQTGSPFTAINGVTSVIPSLSVRRADTTVQLNDGQSLVIAGLIKNNITEAVKRFPGLGEIPVLGALARSTEFQTDQTELMFIITPRLVQALAEAPRVPTDNHVVPSRAEVYLNGALESSKPASAARTAPAAAMPSGTETPAPAPAPVAAPQELQPQAPAEPSVDRPAPLNPPT; encoded by the coding sequence ATGCTGCTCGCCAGCTCAGCACCTGTGCTGGCCCAATCTGCGGGCACACCTGCCCAGCCCGGCCCCGTGGCTGCGGCAGCTCCCGCAGCTCCCCGCAACACCCTGCCCGCCAGGAATTGCACGGCCATCCGCACGGAGGATCCGACCACCGTCACGCTGGGAAAATCCGTGGTCATTCCGCTGAGCTCGCCCATGGCGCGCATCCTGGTGAGCGGCCAGACACCCGGAGCGGGCCAGGCAGCAGCACCCATGGCCGCGAATAGCCAGCCGCAAATGCAGAACGGCATGGGCGATATCGAGGTGCAATTGCTCAGCCCGCGAGACCTGTTCTTTCGCGGCCGCAAGTCCGGCTCCATGAACGTCATCCTGCAAAACGCCCAGGGTGCCTGCTTCATCAAGGACGTGATCGTCACCATGGACCCGGGGCCGCTGCAGGCCAAGCTCAGCGAGCTCATGCCCGAGGAACGCAGCATCCGCGTCCAGGGCGCCGACAATGCCCTGGTCCTGAGCGGAGAGATCAGCAATCCGCTGCGCCTGGACGATGTGGTGACGCTCGCCGGCGCCTACAGCGACAGCAAGAAGATCGTCAACCTGCTGCGCACCACTTCGCCTCACCAGGTAATGCTGGAAGTCAAGATTGCCGAGGTCAGCAAGACATTGCTCGACAAGCTCGGGGCCAGCCTTGCGGGCCAGCGCATCACCAGCAATGGCATGAACACCTTCTCCATCGCGTCCAACTTCCTGAGTGGCGGCGGCGGACTGCTGAGCGCCATGCGCATAGGCAAAGGCTCGATCAGCATTGACGGCCAAAAAGACGACGGCCTGGTGCGAATCCTGGCCGAGCCCAACATCATGGCCATCAGCGGCCAACAGGCCAGCTTTCTCTCGGGCGGCAAGATCTTTATTCCCGTCGCACAGAGCAATACCACTGGCGTGCCAGTGATGACGCTGGAGGAAAAAGAGTTCGGCATCGGCGTCAAGTTCACGCCCACCGTACTGGGTGGCTCACGCGTCAATCTCAAGCTGGTCTCAGAAGTGTCCGACCTGTCTCAGACAGGCTCACCCTTCACCGCCATCAATGGCGTCACCTCGGTCATCCCCTCGCTTTCGGTGCGACGCGCAGACACCACGGTGCAGCTCAATGACGGGCAAAGCCTGGTCATTGCCGGTCTCATCAAAAACAACATCACCGAGGCCGTCAAACGCTTTCCGGGACTGGGGGAAATACCGGTTCTCGGCGCGCTGGCCCGCAGCACCGAGTTCCAGACCGATCAGACCGAGTTGATGTTCATCATCACTCCGCGCCTGGTGCAGGCACTCGCAGAAGCACCCAGAGTGCCCACCGACAACCATGTGGTGCCCTCACGCGCCGAGGTCTATCTCAACGGTGCGCTGGAAAGCTCCAAGCCCGCGTCAGCCGCGAGGACTGCGCCCGCCGCAGCCATGCCGTCCGGCACTGAAACCCCAGCTCCGGCACCTGCCCCGGTAGCAGCACCTCAGGAGCTGCAACCCCAAGCACCGGCCGAGCCCTCGGTTGACCGTCCCGCCCCCCTGAATCCGCCCACCTGA